The Epinephelus lanceolatus isolate andai-2023 chromosome 14, ASM4190304v1, whole genome shotgun sequence genome has a window encoding:
- the lrrfip1a gene encoding leucine-rich repeat flightless-interacting protein 2 isoform X17, which translates to MGTQGTGRKRSTKKERSTAEDDALNLIAREAEARLAAKRAARAEAREIRMKELERQQKEIFQVQKKYYGLDTKLDDRADSKWGDIEQWMEDSERYSRSSRIHTLSDDDERMSVGSRGSVRSDLDAVGAYGGGDSSALKKSKKKKKHKHKDKDRNGYDDDYSVISSRSSRLSDESRVSRSSRLDLTSSRLSDDTRVSRGSRLDLQPAAYASSDLYSFNGLPSSRNPGSAFNGYQFCRSLSQITPQLYRRSSLYEDSLCSGSRRVTGSSSHPLEYTSYRSSGSRASSRASSARASPVDNCGSVASFLRSAASSSGLPRDLDDVTIPDFSDVSRFAPAGGHGCDVEDRDYLEKGSRSASALTAATLTSLGGTSSRRGSGETALTVDAETSVREIKDALVEVEEKYRKAMVSNAQLDNEKNNLMYQVDTLKDSLMELEELLSESRREYEEKVKEHEREKHAHSVLQFQFNEMKETLKQSEELLNKHGIVLGPDLNINGEVAEAVDGSSSADSASQPAQESQTSPPEGNSMLEIRLRKLVDEREKMIEQVKKLKAQLEEKTQRNGTENSTSPDGEILENGNDPNILELQRDSNRQISDYKFKLVKAEQEVTALEQNVTRLEGQVTRYKSAAENSEKVEDELKAEKRKLQRELRSALDKIDELESNNSHLSKRLEKMKSSRGMAQTP; encoded by the exons ATCTTTCAGGTGCAGAAG AAATATTATGGCTTGGACACCAAATTAGATGACCGAGCGGACAGCAAATGGGGAGATATTGAACAATGGATG GAGGACAGTGAGAGATACTCACGTTCTTCACGGATACACACG ctcTCAGACGACGATGAGCGGATGTCAGTGGGAAGCCGGGGCAGTGTCAGG TCGGATCTTGATGCAGTTGGGGCTTATGGTGGAGGG GACTCCTCAGCACTTAAGaagtcaaagaaaaagaagaaacataAGCACAAAGACAAAGAT AGGAACGGCTACGATGATGATTACAGTGTTATATCCAGCAGG AGCTCAAGACTCAGTGATGAAAGCAGAGTGTCTCGCTCCTCCAGGCTAGACCTAACG AGTTCCAGACTAAGTGATGACACCCGGGTGTCTCGTGGCTCCAGATTAGACCTGCAGCCG GCTGCTTATGCTTCTTCTGACTTGTACAGCTTTAATGGTCTCCCCTCCTCCAGAAACCCAGGTTCAGCTTTCAATGGTTACCAG TTCTGCAGGTCACTCAGTCAGATCACCCCGCAGCTCTATCGTAGG AGCTCCTTATATGAAGACAGTCTCTGCAGTGGGTCACGGCGAGTCACTGGCTCCAGCTCTCAT cCTTTAGAGTACACTAGTTATCGCAGCTCCGGCTCCAGAGCCTCCTCCAGGGCCAGTTCGGCCCGTGCCAGCCCAGTG GACAACTGTGGCTCTGTTGCCAGTTTTTTGAGGagtgcagccagcagcagtggCCTCCCCCGAGATCTGGACGATGTTACTATTCCTGACTTTTCTGACGTGAGTCGCTTTGCACCCGCAGGAGGCCACGGCTGTGAT GTGGAGGACAGAGATTATCTGGAGAAG GGATCTCGATCAGCTTCTGCCTTAACAGCAGCAACCCTCACCTCTTTAGGCGGGACTTCTTCACGGAGAGGAAGTGGGGAGACAGCTCTGACTGTAGATGCAGAAACCTCTGTGCGAGAAATCAAG GATGCATTAGTAGAAGTGGAGGAGAAGTATCGTAAGGCCATGGTGTCCAACGCCCAGCTGGATAATGAGAAAAACAACCTGATGTACCAGGTGGACACACTCAAGGACTCGCTCATGGAGCTGGAGGAACTGCTGTCTGAGTCACGCCGGGAATATGAGGAGAAAGTCAAG GAACACGAGCGAGAGAAACATGCCCACTCTGTGCTTCAGTTCCAGTTCAATGAAATGAAAGAGACGCTAAAACAAAGTGAAGAGCTTCTAAAT AAACATGGAATAGTACTGGGACCTGACCTAAATATCAATGGAGAGGTTGCTGAGGCAGTGGACGGGTCCTCCAGTGCAGACTCTGCTTCCCAACCAGCTCAGGAATCACAGACCTCCCCACCGGAGGGGAACAGCATGCTCG AGATTCGCCTAAGGAAACTGGTGGATGAGCGTGAAAAAATGATAGAGCAG GTAAAAAAACTAAAGGCCCAGCTGGAGGAGAAGACACAGAGGAATGGCACTGAGAACAGTACAAGCCCGGATGGTGAAATTCTTGAAAACGGCAATGATCCAAACATACTGGAACTGCAGA GAGATTCAAACAGGCAAATAAGTGACTATAAGTTTAAACTTGTGAAGGCAGAGCAAGAAGTCACCGCTTTGGAACAAAat GTGACCAGACTTGAGGGCCAGGTGACACGCTACAAGTCTGCAGCAGAGAACTCAGAGAAAGTGGAGGATGAGCTGAAGGCAGAGAAACGGAAACTACAGAGAGAG TTGCGATCAGCATTGGACAAGATCGATGAACTTGAATCAAACAACAGCCACCTTTCTAAAAGACTGGAGAAGATGAAGTCTAGTCGTGGCATGGCACAGACTCCATAG
- the lrrfip1a gene encoding uncharacterized protein lrrfip1a isoform X3: protein MGTQGTGRKRSTKKERSTAEDDALNLIAREAEARLAAKRAARAEAREIRMKELERQQKEIFQVQKKYYGLDTKLDDRADSKWGDIEQWMEDSERYSRSSRIHTLSDDDERMSVGSRGSVRSDLDAVGAYGGGDSSALKKSKKKKKHKHKDKDRNGYDDDYSVISSRSSRLSDESRVSRSSRLDLTSSRLSDDTRVSRGSRLDLQPAAYASSDLYSFNGLPSSRNPGSAFNGYQFCRSLSQITPQLYRRSSLYEDSLCSGSRRVTGSSSHPLEYTSYRSSGSRASSRASSARASPVDNCGSVASFLRSAASSSGLPRDLDDVTIPDFSDVEDRDYLEKGSRSASALTAATLTSLGGTSSRRGSGETALTVDAETSVREIKEIHELKDQIQDVETKYMQNLKEVKDALVEVEEKYRKAMVSNAQLDNEKNNLMYQVDTLKDSLMELEELLSESRREYEEKVKEHEREKHAHSVLQFQFNEMKETLKQSEELLNDIRQLRNKQEGFVREISDLQETVEWKDKKIGALERQKEYTDAIRIERDELREEVVQLKDILKKHGIVLGPDLNINGEVAEAVDGSSSADSASQPAQESQTSPPEGNSMLGNTEETQLRSSGGEEVDPEQHQEMFEKGKENHLSSDTVSAIGGVSTLETSSQEQPTEEQQTCLEDKETATEEDTFEKQGFSKDLNGGINDQLLTEANTDTIVCSPDLQGIVPSSEENVLDTETPKGGDLGETSNQDREETETNTSNVDTQSDDIRESCNNLFEKQENKQEDEESNLRNTESCPQQNVAQDVVKESLPDGSVPFSSNTKLQQEPENAEEAENEEAEEISSKTQPHGTAASGKKKKKKKRGKKKGGTHEDKNQQKDRTDKEKGKTEKDMESATRGKGPTIELEVDDSVTETVKESNIDQVKEKDRQETEEVDGVEAVKPTEIFTPNETLKESSMDHVIAEHDTEQTLETKNVEEAEATANPETFSHIETPKEVSVDHVTDEQNEGQSETAEVVEKEAPVTPTETISHVETLKESRPDPRKDKQDEELTLETGKVKEAESITSDVPETNLSTSDPIDNSKGAESTDGLDKECTSSVDNSKSETDISTNGNVVHTASETECLIVSVEDEVESVDEMKSEWTTNNAENTFESSRKENTEAELYVPSNGDIAADESEYKRNSENKDNNSMSLSSTDGLTNTLKSLSGSELASNQSEAVNSDNNDTLIKVTDEGPKEATETVKDDEEPGAEIEQESISPCIISPKHDRDDSELKADKTEKEELNGDSREPKDSVETDSSHDEKSGSCDSASLSKSTDALDTVQSLLETVVQAEQLDDVENQTLQSEDQIDEANAEVTPETKDVDMINTPDSPNQTPEIESSVEQDHSSEDPEHKNSQNDQQSETQQLHEPSLDKPDSKDSSQPTLHDSDEEDPENDEGLSFDFDDMDMEAAIAASLPENPKQEEVEEGVEVMSVESNDSSSGLCQSNTESNENRQDEPVESNDEKCTVDGGSQVDTLVTVPGDNPNSLAHDDATSNTVEHMENVCEKQTDMPEAEVGVAEEPGHIIEEGKVLNAEELDVVAEDNNQAMSLPIEEGLDAIKHELQGENLDMPKSAEVSNKEPQQTGRDVKKNSKKGKGKGKEECKMS from the exons ATCTTTCAGGTGCAGAAG AAATATTATGGCTTGGACACCAAATTAGATGACCGAGCGGACAGCAAATGGGGAGATATTGAACAATGGATG GAGGACAGTGAGAGATACTCACGTTCTTCACGGATACACACG ctcTCAGACGACGATGAGCGGATGTCAGTGGGAAGCCGGGGCAGTGTCAGG TCGGATCTTGATGCAGTTGGGGCTTATGGTGGAGGG GACTCCTCAGCACTTAAGaagtcaaagaaaaagaagaaacataAGCACAAAGACAAAGAT AGGAACGGCTACGATGATGATTACAGTGTTATATCCAGCAGG AGCTCAAGACTCAGTGATGAAAGCAGAGTGTCTCGCTCCTCCAGGCTAGACCTAACG AGTTCCAGACTAAGTGATGACACCCGGGTGTCTCGTGGCTCCAGATTAGACCTGCAGCCG GCTGCTTATGCTTCTTCTGACTTGTACAGCTTTAATGGTCTCCCCTCCTCCAGAAACCCAGGTTCAGCTTTCAATGGTTACCAG TTCTGCAGGTCACTCAGTCAGATCACCCCGCAGCTCTATCGTAGG AGCTCCTTATATGAAGACAGTCTCTGCAGTGGGTCACGGCGAGTCACTGGCTCCAGCTCTCAT cCTTTAGAGTACACTAGTTATCGCAGCTCCGGCTCCAGAGCCTCCTCCAGGGCCAGTTCGGCCCGTGCCAGCCCAGTG GACAACTGTGGCTCTGTTGCCAGTTTTTTGAGGagtgcagccagcagcagtggCCTCCCCCGAGATCTGGACGATGTTACTATTCCTGACTTTTCTGAC GTGGAGGACAGAGATTATCTGGAGAAG GGATCTCGATCAGCTTCTGCCTTAACAGCAGCAACCCTCACCTCTTTAGGCGGGACTTCTTCACGGAGAGGAAGTGGGGAGACAGCTCTGACTGTAGATGCAGAAACCTCTGTGCGAGAAATCAAG GAGATTCATGAACTGAAGGATCAGATTCAAGATGTGGAAACCAAGTACATGCAGAACCTAAAAGAAGTGAAG GATGCATTAGTAGAAGTGGAGGAGAAGTATCGTAAGGCCATGGTGTCCAACGCCCAGCTGGATAATGAGAAAAACAACCTGATGTACCAGGTGGACACACTCAAGGACTCGCTCATGGAGCTGGAGGAACTGCTGTCTGAGTCACGCCGGGAATATGAGGAGAAAGTCAAG GAACACGAGCGAGAGAAACATGCCCACTCTGTGCTTCAGTTCCAGTTCAATGAAATGAAAGAGACGCTAAAACAAAGTGAAGAGCTTCTAAAT GACATCCGTCAGCTGCGTAACAAACAGGAAGGTTTTGTTAGGGAAATATCTGACCTGCAGGAGACGGTGGAGTGGAAGGATAAAAAGATTGGG GCCTTAGAGCGACAGAAAGAATACACAGATGCAATCCGAATTGAGCGAGATGAGCTCAGAGAGGAGGTGGTGCAGCTGAAAGACATTCTGAAG AAACATGGAATAGTACTGGGACCTGACCTAAATATCAATGGAGAGGTTGCTGAGGCAGTGGACGGGTCCTCCAGTGCAGACTCTGCTTCCCAACCAGCTCAGGAATCACAGACCTCCCCACCGGAGGGGAACAGCATGCTCG GCAACACAGAGGAAACGCAGTTGAGAAGTAGTGGAGGGGAAGAAGTTGATCCTGAGCAGCATCAAGAGATGTTTGAGAAAGGCAAAGAGAATCACTTGAGCTCTGATACTGTCTCTGCCATTGGTGGTGTGTCCACTCTGGAGACATCAAGCCAAGAACAGCCAACAGAAGAACAACAGACGTGCTTAGAAGACAAGGAGACtgccacagaagaagacactttTGAGAAGCAAGGCTTTAGCAAGGACTTAAATGGTGGCATTAATGACCAGTTACTCACAGAAGCCAATACAGATACAATTGTTTGCAGCCCTGACCTTCAGGGGATTGTACCAAGTTCTGAGGAAAATGTTctagacacagaaacaccaaagGGGGGAGATTTAGGGGAGACCAGTAACCaagacagggaggagacagaaacTAACACCAGTAATGTTGACACACAAAGTGATGACATTAGAGAGTCATGCAACAACCTttttgaaaaacaagaaaacaaacaggaagatGAGGAAAGTAATTTGAGAAATACAGAATCATGTCCACAgcaaaatgttgcacaagaTGTTGTGAAAGAAAGTTTACCTGATGGATCCGTCCCATTTTCATCAAACACCAAACTTCAACAAGAGCCTGAGAATGCAGAGGAGGCAGAGAacgaggaggcagaggaaatATCAAGTAAAACTCAGCCTCACGGCACTGCTGCTTCagggaaaaagaagaaaaagaagaagagaggcaAAAAGAAAGGAGGAACTCATGAGGATAAGAACCAACAAAAAGATAGAACAGATAAAGAAAAGggcaaaacagaaaaagacatgGAGTCAGCCACAAGAGGTAAAGGGCCAACAATAGAACTTGAAGTTGATGATTCTGTCACTGAAACTGTCAAGGAATCAAATATAGATCAAGTTAAGGAGAAGGACAGGCAAGAAACTGAGGAGGTAGATGGAGTAGAAGCAGTGAAGCCCACTGAAATATTTACTCCCAATGAAACTCTCAAAGAATCTAGTATGGATCATGTTATAGCAGAGCACGACACGGAGCAAACTTTGGAAACAAAAAATGTGGAAGAAGCAGAAGCCACAGCAAATCCTGAAACCTTTTCACACATTGAAACTCCCAAGGAAGTAAGCGTGGATCATGTTACAGATGAACAGAACGAGGGCCAAAGTGAAACTGCAGAAGTAGTAGAGAAAGAGGCACCAGTCACACCCACTGAAACCATTTCTCATGTTGAAACTCTTAAGGAATCCAGACCAGATCCCAGAAAGGATAAGCAAGATGAGGAACTAACTTTGGAAACAGGGAAAGTAAAAGAAGCAGAATCTATAACAAGTGATGTTCCAGAAACCAACCTGAGTACATCTGATCCCATTGACAACTCCAAAGGTGCTGAGAGCACTGATGGTCTTGACAAGGAGTGTACTTCCAGTGTTGATAACTCTAAAAGTGAAACAGACATCTCAACCAATGGCAATGTCGTCCATACTGCATCAGAAACTGAATGTTTGATTGTTAGTGTAGAGGATGAAGTTGAGTCTGTTGATGAGATGAAATCTGAATGGACAACTAATAATGCCGAAAACACCTTTGAATCAAGCAGGAAGGAAAACACTGAAGCTGAATTATATGTTCCAAGCAATGGTGACATTGCTGCTGATGAATCTGAATACAAAAGAAATTCTGAGAATAAGGACAACAATTCAATGTCCCTTTCTTCTACTGATGGCTTAACTAATACTCTCAAGAGCTTGTCTGGCTCAGAGCTGGCCTCAAACCAGTCTGAAGCAGTAAACTCAGACAACAATGACACTCTCATCAAGGTTACCGATGAAGGTCCCAAGGAAGCAACTGAGACAGTCAAAGATGATGAGGAGCCAGGAGCAGAGATTGAACAGGAATCCATTTCTCCCTGTATCATTTCTCCCAAACATGACAGGGATGATTCAGAGCTCAAAgcagacaaaactgaaaaggAGGAACTGAATGGAGACTCAAGGGAACCTAAAGATTCAGTAGAGACCGACAGCTCACATGACGAAAAAAGTGGCAGTTGTGACAGTGCATCATTATCCAAAAGCACTGATGCATTAGACACGGTACAGAGTCTGTTGGAGACTGTAGTGCAGGCAGAACAACTGGATGATGTAGAAAACCAGACATTACAGTCTGAGGATCAGATTGATGAAGCAAATGCTGAAGTGACCCCAGAAACAAAAGATGTCGACATGATAAATACACCAGACTCTCCAAATCAGACTCCTGAAATTGAGTCCTCTGTCGAGCAGGACCACAGTAGTGAAGATCCGGAAcataaaaacagtcaaaatgATCAGCAGAGTGAGACACAGCAACTGCACGAACCCAGCTTAGACAAGCCTGACAGTAAGGATTCATCCCAACCCACCCTGCATGACAGCGATGAGGAGGACCCTGAAAATGATGAAGGGCTGTCTTTTGATTTTGATGACATGGATATGGAGGCAGCTATCGCAGCAAGTCTCCCTGAAAATCCGAAACAGGAAGAAGTTGAGGAGGGAGTTGAAGTCATGTCAGTTGAAAGCAACGACAGTAGTTCAGGGCTGTGCCAAAGTAATACTGAGTCAAATGAAAATAGACAAGATGAGCCAGTTGAAAGTAATGATGAGAAATGTACAGTCGATGGGGGTTCCCAGGTAGATACACTAGTTACTGTGCCTGGAGACAACCCAAACTCTTTGGCTCATGATGATGCCACGTCTAATACGGTGGAACAtatggaaaatgtgtgtgaaaagcAGACAGATATGCCTGAGGCCGAAGTAGGTGTAGCAGAAGAACCTGGGCACATTATCGAGGAAGGAAAGGTTTTAAATGCTGAGGAGTTAGATGTTGTTGCAGAGGACAATAACCAAGCAATGTCATTACCCATAGAGGAAGGATTGGATGCCATTAAGCATGAGTTGCAGGGTGAAAATTTGGATATGCCAAAAAGTGCGGAGGTTAGCAACAAAGAGCCACAGCAGACAGGGAGAGATGTGAAGAAGAACAGCAAGAAAGGCAAAGGCAAGGGCAAAGAAGAGTGTAAGATGTCTTAG